The DNA sequence gcctgttgtgatacagcccgggatcaaaccagagtctgtagtgacacatctaaaacagagatgcagtgccttagacctctgcgccactcaggagtaaATCATAGTAATGGCTTGAACAGAATAAATGGATTGGTATTGAACACATCAAATAAATGGTTTCcacgtgtttgataccattcactccattccagccattattatgagccatcctcccctcagcagcctcctgtgcacCCTGTGCATGCTCAAGtgtgggtccttctgtagctcagttggtagagcatggcgcttgtaacgccagggtagtgggttcgatccccgggaccacccatacgtagaatgtatgcacacatgactgtaagtcgctttggataaaagcgtctgctaaatggcatatatatatatataaattagatGGAAAAGAACTTGGGCTCCATAGATGACATGTTGAGAAGAGGACTATATTAATAGACAtatgttgcagagagagagaggatgtgattAGAGGTGCTGCAGTGCAGTCTGTTTggactctgagagagagagagagagagagagagagcgagagagagagaaaggatatgGTAAGATGTGCTGCAGTGCAGTCTGTCTGGAGCTGGAGCCAGAGCCTGCAGTGCAGTCTGTCCTGCTGACCATGGCCAGGCCAGAACGGTGTTACATAAGCCTGTGTCTGTTTACTCTGGAGCTCTGCTGACAGATCTGCAGCCAGCCACTCAGTGACAGGGGAGCTGTACGGTGCAGAACAGTGTGTCAGGCTCTCCTGCAGCGTTTGGGAAAGCACCTGTTGACAGACTGACATCAACACTACTAACCTTCACTGGCTCCTGCAACTGCTATAAATCCAGATTTCTATAATCTACTCAGTTGCATGCTGCACCTAATGACTATGGTAACATACTTTGGTGTTACTTTTTAAGTTGTGATATGCATGGTATGCCTCCTACAACAACTGAACTCAAGTTATTTTGGCATGTTTCCTATTGTATCTAGCTACTAGTCTAGACCTCCAAGTAAGTGTTGGCTGTTTTAGACAGTGGTTGCAGCATACGGAGCCAAAACCCTTTGTCGTCATCACTCCGTTTATCATAGTTGCTATGGCACTGGCTTCTGCTATTACCTGAATCGCCAGATATGAGGCTCCACTTCCCTacatatttatttggacagtgaagctaaaactttTAATTTGGTTCTATACTCcaccattttggatttgagatcaaatgttttatatgaGGCGATGGAACAAAATGTCACCTTTTTATTTAGGGtatttttcatatatatatacagtatgttttaccgtttagaaatgaaagAACTTTGTATGTAGTCCCCCCATTTTGAAGGtatcataagtatttggacaaattcacttagtgtattaaagtagtctaGAGTACAACTCtactctgtaactttctcactcatcaatattcacgattcattcatgattatccgtaatcatggtagcttCCAAATTAATGTACAAATGCTCAGAAACATTCtatattatttacaataaaagtgactccaaaaatacattatttacaattCATTTCTACACAACTGTCCGGAACACCTGGTACTCTCATGCAtgattcagtgttgcttgcctcaaagcgcaCATAggagtaatttagctcgtcttgtaggcttgtgtcactgggcaactCACGGctctgcttccctttgtagtccgtaatagatTGCAACCCCTGCCACAACCGACGAGCGTCGGAGAAGGtgtagtatttgtatttattatggatccccattagctactcttcctggggtccagcaaaattaaggcagtttataccattttaaaacattacaatacattcaacgatttcacaatacactgtgtgccctcaggcccctactccaccactaccacagtaATAAATCCATGTGtttgtatgttatcgtgtgtgtgtgtgtgtgtgtgtgtgtgtgtgtgtgtgtgtgtgtgtctttgccaatgtttgtgttgcttcacagtccctgctgttccatatggtgttttttaaatctaattttactgcttgcgctATTACTTGATGTGTGattagtgatgaagtcaatctctcttccactttcagccaggagagattgacatgcatttTATTAaaattagctctctgtgtaccatccttttttgtggcacctgaccacacgactgtaaggtgcgacaaaactagggcctgtaggacgtGCTTTGTTGATggtgttaagaaggcagagcattgctttattatagacagacttctccccatcttatctactcctgcatcaatatgttttgaccatgacagtttacaatgtagggttactccaagcagtttagtcatctcaacttgctcaatttccacatgatttattacaatatttagttgaggtttagagtTTAGTGAGTGCTTTGTTCCAAAAACAATGCTTTAAGTTtaagaaatatttagggctaacttattccttgccacccactctgaaactaactgcagctctttgttgagtgttgcagtcatttcagtcgctgtagtagctgacgtgttgagtcatccgcatacatagaaactctggctttactcaaagtcagtggcatgtcgttaataaaaataaaaacaagtggcctaaacagctaccctggggaatatctgattctaactggattatatttgataggcttccattaaagaacaccctttgtgttctgttagacaagtaactctttatccacattatagcagggggtgtaaagccataacacatgtgTTTTTACAGCAGCATACTATGCTCACTAATGTCAAAatctgcactgaagtctaacaagacagcccccacaatcattatatcatcaatttctctcagccaatcatcagtaatttgttgtaaatgctgtgcttgttgagtgtccttccctataagcatgctgaaatgctgttgtcaatttgtttactctAAAATAGCATTATCTGGTCAATCACAATTTTTTTCCAGAAGTTCACTAAGGGTTGGTAAcgggctgattggtcggctatttgaaccagaaaagggggctttactattttTGAGTAGCTTCCCTCCAAGCCTGAGGGCAcactctctagtaggcttaaatgaAAGACGTAgaaaataggagtggcaatatcgtctgaTATTATCCCACAGTAATTTTCCATCTAGATTGTtagaccctggtggcttgtcattgttgatagacaacaatatttttttcacctcttccacactgactttacggaattcaaaagtacaattcttgtctttcataatttggtccgttatacttggatgtgtagtgtcagcgtttgttgctggaaTGTCATCCCTAAATGTGCATATCTTGCCAATGGGATTCAATCTGTCCTGTATTTACGCTTTGCCTGTTGATGGTTCTTCGGATGGCATAGCGGGATTCTTATaagggttagagtcccgctccttgaaagtggcagcttaGTCCaaatgttacctgtaatccatggcttctggtttggggtatgtacgtacggtcacggTGGGAACGATGTCATCGATGTACTTGTTGATGAAGCCATTGActgatgtactcctcaatgccatcggaagaatcccgggacatattccagtctgtgatacaGTAGCAAAagagtcctgtagcttagcatctgcgtcatctgaccacttccgtattgagcaagtCATTGGTACTTGCTGCTTTAGTTtttacttgtaagcaggaatcaggaggatagagttatggtcagatttgccaaatggagggcgagggagagctttgtacgcgtctctgtgtgtggagtaaaggtggtctagagtttttttcccctctggttgcacatgtaacatgcttAAACAGATTTaggtttccctgcattaaagtcccaggccaaaaggagcgccgcctctggatgagcattttcttgtttgcttaatgccttatacagcttgttgagtgcagtcttaatgccagcatcggtttgtggtgataaatagacagctacgaaaaacaTCAATGAAAACTCTCtttgtaaatagtgtggtctacagcttatcatgtgatactctacctcaggcgagcaaaaccgcaagacttccttaatattagatttcaTGCACAAggtgttattgacaaatagacacagaccgctGGGGTAGTCTGTGCAAACTAATCTTTCAGGAAgaagctgttctatcttgccgatgtatggaaaacccagccagctgaatgttatccatgttgtcgttcagccacgactcggtgaaacataagatattagagtttttaatgtcccattggtaggatagccTTTATCGGAGCTCATTCAGTTTATTATCCAGTGATTGcatgttggctaataggactaATGGTAGAGGCATGTTACCCACTCACCGTTGGATTCTCCAGACCTACGACCgctatatctccatctcttcttcatgCTAAttacagggatttgggccttgtccggTGTCTGAAGTAAATTCTTCACGTCCAACTTGTTTAAGAAAAAAAATCTTCAtccagtacgaggtgagtaatcactgaCCTGATATCGAGATGCTATTTTCTGTTGTACTAGACAGTGCCAGAAAAATTtggtacaaaataagttacaaataatgcaaaataacacacacaatagcacaattggttaggagcctgtaaaacggcagccatctcctccggctcCATTATTAtcttcccagcacaaggtgcacttgtgtaatgattatgctgtttaatcagcttcttgaaatgccacacctgtcaggtggatggattatcttggcaagggagaaattctcactaacagggatgtaaacacatttgtgcacaaaatctgaatgaaataagctttttgtgcatatggaacatttctgggatcttttatttcagctcatgaaacatgggaccagcactttacaggttgcgttaatatttttgttcagtgtacttatgacaccttcaaatgAGGGGACTAGATgcataaagtgctttcatttctaaacggtaaaaccgatatgtatgaaaataccttCAAATAAAAATGTGCGattctgtactgtcgcctcatTCGAAacatgtatagagtatagagccaaattaaaGAATTGAGCTTCACTGTGCAAATAAATAGTCAGTTTAATATTTACCAAACTTCAAGGTTTTGTAGATATCTCTATTACATCATAACCTTTGCTGATCTTTATGTATGATAATGACTCTTATCGTGCTGCTATCAATTGGCATATTTTACATGTTTGGACAAATTGTTTACTTGCATCACACAATTTACAAGCTGTAAATGATTATGAATAAATGCAATGTTATGGATAGAAGAAGAAAGACATCCTTGTTTAGTTTTTCTGTGCGCGTGCCCGCGCTCACCTTCTCTTGTTTGCCATGGTCCCTCCAGTTTTTGAATAGCCCTGGGAATGGCTCCAACTTGCTTTGTTAACACAGGGCCCTCGACACACACAGCCAGTGACCCTGAGAGCAGGAGCGGTCTGGAAACACCACTGAGAGGGGCCCTGCAGGGGGAGGATCTCAGAGGGGAGGTAGACATGCGAGTGAAAAAGCCGTGCGAATGAGAAGAGGGAGATACCAAATATATATGTTTACCCTTTTTTCTCTTAATTGGTGTATCTCTGATAAGAGCAAATAGTTGACGCAAACAAGTTAAAAACATCACTTCTTTCTGTTTCAACTGTGTTTTCAATTTGATTTGCTGTTGAGATTTTGTTCTGCCTCTTTGAGCTTTAGCGTCTTCAAGGAACTTCAGAGATAGGAAGATCCCACTGGGCAAACACTGGTTGAAGATTTCCTAGGTGACCTCCAGAATTTATTTGTGTTGATTATGGGACCACCCAGTCTATTCCTCTCTTATTTAATCATACTCAAAACCTCATGCTGTAAGTGGAACGTGTCCCCGCTGGCCTGGATAAATGATGTAACTCCAAATCTAAAACACTAATGACATTCGAAGGAGACCCCTTGTGAGTTTCACAATCAAACAAGTGTGTTGTGCTTCACTGTCTCCCTCATTGGCTAGGAACACCAGCTGTGTCTAGGTCTAAAAGCATGGCATACACAGATGTCAGAGGGCATCGTTTTAATGGAAAGGCCTGCCTAGAGCAGAGTGACCAATGCCAGCCTCTTTCTCCCTGGTCTGAGTTTGGACCTCTGCTTGGGTGTAATAAGTAATATTGGGCCACTGACAGGCTGAAAGTGGATAGCATTCAGAGAGTTTGACATTTTACATGTCAGAAAAGCTCCTTGAAGTCCATGCCCAGAATGATTCCTTTCTTCCATGTGCTTACATCTCCATCTGCTGGACATTTTTGTATATCACTAAAAGTAGTACATTTAATCCGTTTTAATAGCAACACTGAAGTCTAAATGACATGACATACGTGTCATATTTTCCTATAAAATAATGAAAGACATGATTTAATGATATTTACTGAAATTGGATAGCGGGCTAATATACTCTGCCCTAAACTATGAGTGGTTAACTTTTTTTGTAAACTCTATTTGATAAATAATTGCAATACTATAACCTTGGTCTAATTTACAAACTGCAATTGTATGTATTTATTGCGCATGCGCAACCTTTCACGGCAAAGTGAACCAAGATGGCGGCTGTTGTTGAAAATGTTGTAAAACTGTAAGTAGCTATGTTCTTTCCCCCTAGCTTGTTAAAGTATGCACATGTGTTTTACGTTTAAATGTAAAGGTCGGTGGTAACAGAAACATGTAAATGGTATCGTAAATTGTCTGAGATGTTCTGTAAAAGAACCGAATAACTCAGTTTTCAAACTGTCAGTACTCGTAGCTAAACTGACCTGCTATGTCAAGTGTTTTTGTATAATGGACACTTTGAAATTAACCAAGTGTCATCATTATATAACCAAACGGTGGGCACTAGTGAGCAAATGTACACGAATAACTGCATATCCGCAACTCTATCCATAATCCTAATTCCACGCGAGTTTGAAAACACCCACGGTGAGAGAGATTGGATGGTGACATGTTAGTTTACAATCATTAGCATGTTAGCTGGCTACTTGGTTATTAAGTTCAGTTAGCTGCAAAATTAGTTCAAATCCTGGTGTTCAATCAGTATTATGAATATATCTGCTGACACTGTCTGCATTCGTGGTCCTGGGATGCTTTCATGTGGAAATGGAATGCATGTTTTTTTTGCTTTCCAACAGAAAATCCATGTCACCACAATGCATTAGTCACTATGACGAACGTCCTTGAGGCATTGTTAAAACTAGCTTTTGCCAAAAGATTAGAGTAATATGAATCAGATGTTCTTCAATACAAATTCTACCAATAAAAAAGAAAATGACCATGGCATGCAATGCAACAAATGTTTCAAACTCGTGAACCGCTGTGTGTTCATCACGGAAACCATTTACAGTTTACGAAGCAAACAGAGCAGGGAAGGAGGGACCTACCAGAAGTTGTCCAATAGAAATCTCGTTTTCTTTGTAAAATGTTTTCTTTAGGCTTAAACCGTTTCGCAACAGAACCTgtgtaattttttatttaacctttatataactaggcaagtcagttaacaaattcttatttacaatgatggcctagtgggttaactgccttgttcaccgGCAGAACAACattttgtatcttgtcagctctgggatttgggCCAGcagcctttcagttactggcccaatgctctaaccactaggctacctacttcCCCAAATAATACAAGTAATACACCCCTGTTGTCTCTCATAGACCTCTTTCCATACCCACTTTCCCGAAAGCTTCTGTATCCCTTTGCCTAAAATAGATTTGATTGTCTTAGTGCTACGAAGCTTTGAAGACAGATTTATGTAAGTAAAAAATAGATTTCACTCAAGCTGATTCGTGTTGAAAAGCTGAGCCAGCAGAGGCTGCTGCTCCCAACCAGGCAGACCGCTGTTGCCAAGCCAACAAAAGAGCAACTGCTGACATTCTCAACAGTGACTGAGTTCAGGGACACAATGATGTAGTCTGCTTGCCTGCCTCCCCGAGGTGCCAGCTTAAACAGGACCAAAAGGTTTTTAGCTGTGGCTGTGATAGATAAAGACTTTGAAGTTTGAACAATTTTAAGCCTCTTTTACAACACGCTAGAGCAGTAGAATTTAGACATGATTTGTTTTTAGAGGTGGTAGGACACATACCATACCAACCTCTTTATGGTAGAGATACATTACAGGTACTGTCAGTTGTTGAACTGATGCATGAAGGTTTATTTATTTAGATCCTTTTGCAGaagcagcagttactcttcctggggtccacagtAATGTATCATTCTTATAACAGTATACACAGGCAGTGTGTTTCCTGGTGCTAACTTGTCCCTGGCCGTTCCTCTCGTGTGTGGGTGAAGGCTGGGAGAGCAGTGCTACAGAGACGCCATGGAGCAGTGCCATAACTACAACGCCCGGCTATGTGCCGAGAGGAGTGTCCGAATGCCCTTCCTGGACTCTCAGACTGGAGTGGCGCAGAGCAACTGTTACATTTGGATGGAGAAGAGACACAGGGGACCAGGTAAATACATTACACATCTACACAAATTGAAGTCACATACAGTATTTCAACTACTGAGTTCACAGCCTGGAGTAGTAGGCTATATGAGTTTTTCCAGTACACATTTATGTTATAGCCCTGGACACACCTCATTCAACCTGTCAGGGGCTTGATGATTACTAGAATCAAGTATGCTTGTCTAGGCCACAACGGAAACTtctactgttgggggtactggaggaccggagtTGTTAAACACTTGGCAGTACCATTCATCTTCTTCTCATGATCTGGAGACGAAAACAAAAGAGATCACTGTAGTTCAAGCACTTGGTAGAAATTGTGTTCACCTATGTTTCCAACcacaccagtgtgtcggaggaaacaccatacagctctagccacaaggagtcgcttgagcacaatgggacaagaacatcccagccagccaaaccctcccttaacccagacgacgctgggccaattgtgtgagTCGGCTCAtaggtctcccggtcgcggccggctgcgacacagcccgggatcgaactcggatctgtagtgacgcctcaagcgtGCCTTAGGCCGCTGCGCCACTCCGGAGGCCATAAAGTGAAAGTTAATGTCTGTTTTATAGGTCATCATAAATGTCTAGGTACGTTAGTGTGcatcttctgtcctctctcaggAGTGGCCCCAGGACAGCTGTACACCTACCCATCCCGCAGGTGGAGGAAGAAACAACGAGCCCTCCCCCCAGAGGATCCCCGGCTGGTCTTCCCCCCTCTAAAGTCAGGTACGTCCTAATCATGGGATACTGGTCAGCTTAATAACACTATAACTGTGTTGACATGTTTGTGTGCCCCTCTGTGCCAGAGTTCTCTGTTGGTTCTTCACTCCTTTGTAAAGGTTGTTTGTGGTTCTCCCTGTCTGTAGAACTGGACTTGGGTTTTAAGAAGGATGCCCTGTCATCATCTGATGGCAGCAGTCTGGAAGCCCTGCTGAAGGGGGAACCCCTGGATAAACGGGGTCCTCCGGAGCTCCATGGGCCAGAAGAGGAGTCCAGTCTGGCAGACTACACTTGTGGGGAAGTTACTCCTGCAGCACGCGTCAGAAAGGTACCGTAGCATGCTCTGGTTGGAGGGATCGTGTGATACATAGCATGGTTTACAGTTTATTACTCCTCCAATGACATTAGATACTACAGCAACATGCATTCTTCTGTCTATACAGAGAGTCCTGGAGCCAGATGACTTCCTGGATGACTTGGAGGATGAGGACTATGAGGAGGACACTCCCAAAAGAAGAGGCAAAGGAAAGGGAAAGGTGAGTGAAGCTATTCTAAAGCAATAATTATTGTTGATGTTACATTTTGCATTACATTTAGcatagtcatttagcagacgctcttatccagagccacttacagttaGAGACTCACTTTACTCAATGTTACAGGCATGTGATTTGAAATGGTGACTGTGTCCTCTGGCACCATGTCTGTACCTATGATATTGAATATGATGGTGTGTTTGTCCTTAGGGTCGTGGAGTGAGCAGTGCCAAGAAGAAGCTGGATGCTGCGGCGGCTGCACTGGAGGACAAGGACAAGCCTTACTCCTGTGACAGTGAGTCCCAGCAGGGCTTTGGAGGAGAACAGTGGGAGTGCAGATGGCTTTGGAGGAGAACAGTGGGAGTGCAGATGGCTTTGGAGGAGAACAGTGGGAGTGCAGATGGCTTTGGAGGAGAACAGTGGGAGTGCAGATGGCTTTGGAGGAGAACAGTGGGAGTGCCGATGGCTTTGGAGGAGAACAGTGGGAGTGCCGATGGCTTTGGAGGAGAACAGTGGGAGTGCAGATGGCTTTGGAGGAGAACAGTGGGAGTGCAGATGGCTTTGGAGGAGAACAGTGGGAGTGCAGGTGGCTTTGGAGGAGAACAGTGGGAGTGCAGATGGCTTTGGAGGAGAACAGTGGGAGTGCAGATGGCTTTGGAGGAGAACAGTGGGAGTGCAGATGGCTTTGGAGGAGAACAGTGGGAGTGCAGATGGCTTTGGAGGAGAACAGTGGGAGTGCAGATGGCTTTGGAGGAGAACAGTGGGAGTGCAGATGGCTTTGGAGGAGAACAGTGGGAGTGCAGATGGCTTTGGAGGAGAACAGTGGGAGTGCAGATGGCTTTGGAGGAGAACAGTGGGAGTGCAGATGGCTTTGGAGGAGAACAGTGGGAGTGCAGATGGCTTTGGAGGAGAACAGTGGGAGTGCAGATGGCTTTGGAGGAGAACAGTGGGAGTGCAGATGGCTTTGGAGGAGAACAGT is a window from the Oncorhynchus keta strain PuntledgeMale-10-30-2019 chromosome 6, Oket_V2, whole genome shotgun sequence genome containing:
- the LOC118385082 gene encoding uncharacterized protein LOC118385082 isoform X18 — translated: MAAVVENVVKLLGEQCYRDAMEQCHNYNARLCAERSVRMPFLDSQTGVAQSNCYIWMEKRHRGPGVAPGQLYTYPSRRWRKKQRALPPEDPRLVFPPLKSELDLGFKKDALSSSDGSSLEALLKGEPLDKRGPPELHGPEEESSLADYTCGEVTPAARVRKRVLEPDDFLDDLEDEDYEEDTPKRRGKGKGKGRGVSSAKKKLDAAAAALEDKDKPYSCDSESQQGFGGEQWECRWLWRRTVGVQMALEENSGSADGFGGEQWECRWLWRRTVGVPMALEENSGSADGFGGEQWECRWLWRRTVGVQMALEENSGSADGFGGEQWECRWLWRRTVGVQMALEENSGSADGFGGEQWECRWLWRRTVGVQMALEENSGSADGFGGEQWECRWLWRRTVGVQMALEENSGSADGFGGEQWECRWLWRRTVGVQMALEENSGSADGFGGEQWECRWLWRRTVGVQMALEENSGSAGGFGGEQWECRWLWRRTVGVPVALEENSGSAGGFGGEQWECRWLWRRTVGVQVALEENSGSADGFGGEQWECRWLWRRTVGVPMALEENSGSAGCFGGEQWECRLLWRRTVGVQMALEENSGSADGFGGEQWECRWLWRRAYSLYSLGTLLLGSGQSVVFHS
- the LOC118385082 gene encoding uncharacterized protein LOC118385082 isoform X48, whose translation is MAAVVENVVKLLGEQCYRDAMEQCHNYNARLCAERSVRMPFLDSQTGVAQSNCYIWMEKRHRGPGVAPGQLYTYPSRRWRKKQRALPPEDPRLVFPPLKSELDLGFKKDALSSSDGSSLEALLKGEPLDKRGPPELHGPEEESSLADYTCGEVTPAARVRKRVLEPDDFLDDLEDEDYEEDTPKRRGKGKGKGRGVSSAKKKLDAAAAALEDKDKPYSCDSESQQGFGGEQWECRWLWRRTVGVQMALEENSGSADGFGGEQWECRWLWRRTVGVPMALEENSGSADGFGGEQWECRWLWRRTVGVQMALEENSGSADGFGGEQWECRWLWRRTVGVQMALEENSGSADGFGGEQWECRWLWRRTVGVQMALEENSGSADGFGGEQWECRWLWRRTVGVQMALEENSGSADGFGGEQWECRWLWRRTVGVQMALEENSGSADGFGGEQWECRWLWRRTVGVQMALEENSGSADGFGGEQWECRWLWRRAYSLYSLGTLLLGSGQSVVFHS
- the LOC118385082 gene encoding uncharacterized protein LOC118385082 isoform X4 gives rise to the protein MAAVVENVVKLLGEQCYRDAMEQCHNYNARLCAERSVRMPFLDSQTGVAQSNCYIWMEKRHRGPGVAPGQLYTYPSRRWRKKQRALPPEDPRLVFPPLKSELDLGFKKDALSSSDGSSLEALLKGEPLDKRGPPELHGPEEESSLADYTCGEVTPAARVRKRVLEPDDFLDDLEDEDYEEDTPKRRGKGKGKGRGVSSAKKKLDAAAAALEDKDKPYSCDSESQQGFGGEQWECRWLWRRTVGVQMALEENSGSADGFGGEQWECRWLWRRTVGVPMALEENSGSADGFGGEQWECRWLWRRTVGVQMALEENSGSADGFGGEQWECRWLWRRTVGVQMALEENSGSADGFGGEQWECRWLWRRTVGVQMALEENSGSADGFGGEQWECRWLWRRTVGVQMALEENSGSADGFGGEQWECRWLWRRTVGVQMALEENSGSADGFGGEQWECRWLWRRTVGVQVALEENSGSADGFGGEQWECRWLWRRTVGVQVALEENSGSAGGFGGEQWECRWLWRRTVGVQMALEENSGSAGCFGGEQWECRWLWRRTVGVPMALEENSGSADGFGGEQWECRLLWRRTVGVQVALEENSGSADGFGGEQWECRWLWRRTVGVQMALEEGLLSLLPRNSLVGKRTVGCFSLLKLSSLAD
- the LOC118385082 gene encoding uncharacterized protein LOC118385082 isoform X13, whose amino-acid sequence is MAAVVENVVKLLGEQCYRDAMEQCHNYNARLCAERSVRMPFLDSQTGVAQSNCYIWMEKRHRGPGVAPGQLYTYPSRRWRKKQRALPPEDPRLVFPPLKSELDLGFKKDALSSSDGSSLEALLKGEPLDKRGPPELHGPEEESSLADYTCGEVTPAARVRKRVLEPDDFLDDLEDEDYEEDTPKRRGKGKGKGRGVSSAKKKLDAAAAALEDKDKPYSCDSESQQGFGGEQWECRWLWRRTVGVQMALEENSGSADGFGGEQWECRWLWRRTVGVPMALEENSGSADGFGGEQWECRWLWRRTVGVQMALEENSGSADGFGGEQWECRWLWRRTVGVQMALEENSGSADGFGGEQWECRWLWRRTVGVQMALEENSGSADGFGGEQWECRWLWRRTVGVQMALEENSGSADGFGGEQWECRWLWRRTVGVQMALEENSGSADGFGGEQWECRLLWRRTVGVPMALEENSGSADGFGGEQWECRWLWRRTVGVQVALEENSGSAGGFGGEQWECRWLWRRTVGVQMALEENSGSAGCFGGEQWECRWLWRRTVGVPMALEENSGSADGFGGEQWECRLLWRRTVGVQVALEENSGSADGFGGEQWECRWLWRRTVGVQMALEEGLLSLLPRNSLVGKRTVGCFSLLKLSSLAD
- the LOC118385082 gene encoding uncharacterized protein LOC118385082 isoform X38: MAAVVENVVKLLGEQCYRDAMEQCHNYNARLCAERSVRMPFLDSQTGVAQSNCYIWMEKRHRGPGVAPGQLYTYPSRRWRKKQRALPPEDPRLVFPPLKSELDLGFKKDALSSSDGSSLEALLKGEPLDKRGPPELHGPEEESSLADYTCGEVTPAARVRKRVLEPDDFLDDLEDEDYEEDTPKRRGKGKGKGRGVSSAKKKLDAAAAALEDKDKPYSCDSESQQGFGGEQWECRWLWRRTVGVQMALEENSGSADGFGGEQWECRWLWRRTVGVPMALEENSGSADGFGGEQWECRWLWRRTVGVQMALEENSGSADGFGGEQWECRWLWRRTVGVQMALEENSGSADGFGGEQWECRWLWRRTVGVQMALEENSGSADGFGGEQWECRWLWRRTVGVQMALEENSGSADGFGGEQWECRWLWRRTVGVQMALEENSGSADGFGGEQWECRWLWRRTVGVQMALEENSGSAGCFGGEQWECRWLWRRTVGVPMALEENSGSAGCFGGEQWECRLLWRRTVGVQMALEENSGSADGFGGEQWECRWLWRRAYSLYSLGTLLLGSGQSVVFHS
- the LOC118385082 gene encoding uncharacterized protein LOC118385082 isoform X33 → MAAVVENVVKLLGEQCYRDAMEQCHNYNARLCAERSVRMPFLDSQTGVAQSNCYIWMEKRHRGPGVAPGQLYTYPSRRWRKKQRALPPEDPRLVFPPLKSELDLGFKKDALSSSDGSSLEALLKGEPLDKRGPPELHGPEEESSLADYTCGEVTPAARVRKRVLEPDDFLDDLEDEDYEEDTPKRRGKGKGKGRGVSSAKKKLDAAAAALEDKDKPYSCDSESQQGFGGEQWECRWLWRRTVGVQMALEENSGSADGFGGEQWECRWLWRRTVGVPMALEENSGSADGFGGEQWECRWLWRRTVGVQMALEENSGSADGFGGEQWECRWLWRRTVGVQMALEENSGSADGFGGEQWECRWLWRRTVGVQMALEENSGSADGFGGEQWECRWLWRRTVGVQMALEENSGSADGFGGEQWECRWLWRRTVGVQMALEENSGSADGFGGEQWECRWLWRRTVGVQMALEENSGSAGCFGGEQWECRWLWRRTVGVPMALEENSGSADGFGGEQWECRLLWRRTVGVQVALEENSGSADGFGGEQWECRWLWRRTVGVQMALEEGLLSLLPRNSLVGKRTVGCFSLLKLSSLAD
- the LOC118385082 gene encoding uncharacterized protein LOC118385082 isoform X28, which gives rise to MAAVVENVVKLLGEQCYRDAMEQCHNYNARLCAERSVRMPFLDSQTGVAQSNCYIWMEKRHRGPGVAPGQLYTYPSRRWRKKQRALPPEDPRLVFPPLKSELDLGFKKDALSSSDGSSLEALLKGEPLDKRGPPELHGPEEESSLADYTCGEVTPAARVRKRVLEPDDFLDDLEDEDYEEDTPKRRGKGKGKGRGVSSAKKKLDAAAAALEDKDKPYSCDSESQQGFGGEQWECRWLWRRTVGVQMALEENSGSADGFGGEQWECRWLWRRTVGVPMALEENSGSADGFGGEQWECRWLWRRTVGVQMALEENSGSADGFGGEQWECRWLWRRTVGVQMALEENSGSADGFGGEQWECRWLWRRTVGVQMALEENSGSADGFGGEQWECRWLWRRTVGVQMALEENSGSADGFGGEQWECRWLWRRTVGVQMALEENSGSADGFGGEQWECRWLWRRTVGVQMALEENSGSAGCFGGEQWECRWLWRRTVGVPMALEENSGSADGFGGEQWECRLLWRRTVGVQVALEENSGSADGFGGEQWECRWLWRRTVGVQMALEEGLLSLLPRNSLVGKRTVGCFSLLKLSSLAD